A DNA window from Cognatiyoonia koreensis contains the following coding sequences:
- a CDS encoding DcrB-related protein, producing the protein MYTINEGTIDLPDEWKDQSINVVSANGGGAGMTFTITRDQIPWGMDFFEYVEGELKQAGEALTKFTVLTKKSLTICGVDAVEIECTWKAKQGDMNQIITTVNAPTGAMVLTASQQGPLSDKQKAEVRRITSSLNFKPQEDVA; encoded by the coding sequence ATGTATACGATTAACGAAGGCACGATTGATCTCCCCGATGAGTGGAAAGACCAGTCGATCAATGTCGTATCGGCAAACGGTGGCGGTGCGGGCATGACATTTACGATCACCCGTGACCAAATCCCCTGGGGCATGGATTTCTTTGAGTATGTCGAGGGCGAGCTGAAGCAAGCCGGTGAGGCGCTGACGAAGTTTACTGTTCTGACGAAGAAGTCCCTGACCATCTGCGGTGTCGATGCGGTCGAGATCGAGTGCACATGGAAAGCCAAGCAGGGTGACATGAACCAGATTATCACGACGGTGAACGCACCGACAGGCGCGATGGTTCTGACGGCTTCTCAACAAGGTCCGTTGTCCGACAAGCAAAAGGCGGAAGTGCGGCGAATCACGTCATCCTTGAACTTCAAACCGCAAGAGGACGTAGCCTGA
- a CDS encoding type VI secretion system Vgr family protein encodes MNVLFTQDQRAGRLTTALGKDVLVLLRFEGNDFINKCFEYEVHALSTEQNLDFDKLIGTHASVAIESQDHEPRVFDGIVTQARWAGVGENGNKYKLILRPWFWLATRRRNQRIFHNKTVVQIIEELLADYSGLGKPHLDVSLVNSYPELEYTVQYRESDFNFACRLMEKFGISYHFRHVAGNHRLVLTDGVEDHPYVVGTTREYKAHDGNPQAGSEHFWEWHPERNMTTGAVRMIDYNFKTPLAAMEVERIGDAAFANGQLESFEYPGDYLDQAFGKTLAALRTNQERGRDHRHRAIGDCTSLGAGMRVVLTGDPLPGAVGQEYLCLSATHSYVSDAYGSGDTKSDGFAYSGSYKMMPVTSPLAPPRKTERPVVQGPQTAVVVGEGEIDCDEFGRVLVRFHWDLAGAVSMRVRVSQNWAHGGWGGMVIPRIGMEVIVDFLDGDPDKPIIVGCVYNSKNMPAEGLPAAKTKSGFKTKTHEGEGFNELTLEDQAGQEKIFIHAQKDLERIILDNESTYVDQGDRTITVQTGDQTTNIVTGNMTDTIVAGNLSQHVAKKHLITASDIESHSSAGEGGAGTTTLTATDMITLATGDSYIVMTPDAIVINSNGSQILLNADFIDQVAAMIHLNKDSAG; translated from the coding sequence ATGAATGTTTTGTTTACTCAAGACCAGCGCGCTGGCCGGCTGACAACTGCACTTGGCAAGGATGTCCTTGTGTTGTTGCGATTTGAGGGTAACGATTTCATCAATAAGTGCTTTGAGTACGAAGTCCATGCGCTTAGCACCGAACAGAACCTAGATTTTGACAAACTGATAGGCACACACGCATCAGTTGCGATAGAATCGCAGGACCATGAACCACGGGTGTTCGACGGGATCGTGACTCAAGCCCGCTGGGCAGGCGTTGGTGAGAACGGCAACAAGTACAAGCTGATCCTGCGTCCTTGGTTCTGGCTAGCGACGCGCCGCCGGAACCAGCGTATCTTTCACAACAAGACGGTCGTGCAGATTATTGAAGAGTTGCTGGCCGACTATTCGGGTTTGGGTAAGCCGCACCTCGATGTCAGTCTCGTCAACAGCTATCCGGAGCTTGAGTATACAGTTCAGTATCGCGAGAGTGATTTCAATTTTGCATGCCGTTTGATGGAAAAATTCGGCATCAGCTATCATTTCCGCCATGTGGCCGGAAATCATAGACTTGTCCTGACCGATGGCGTCGAAGACCACCCTTATGTCGTCGGCACCACGCGGGAATACAAAGCGCATGACGGCAATCCGCAGGCCGGCTCAGAACACTTCTGGGAATGGCATCCTGAGCGCAACATGACCACGGGTGCGGTCCGCATGATCGACTACAACTTCAAAACGCCGCTTGCGGCTATGGAAGTTGAACGGATCGGCGACGCGGCATTTGCCAACGGTCAGCTCGAAAGCTTCGAATATCCGGGCGATTATCTGGATCAAGCCTTTGGCAAGACATTGGCCGCGCTGCGCACAAATCAGGAGCGGGGAAGGGACCATCGCCACCGTGCCATCGGGGATTGCACGTCGCTGGGTGCCGGGATGCGTGTTGTGTTGACCGGTGACCCGCTGCCGGGTGCAGTCGGTCAGGAGTACCTATGTCTGTCCGCGACTCATTCCTATGTCTCTGACGCATACGGAAGCGGCGATACAAAAAGCGATGGCTTCGCCTATTCGGGCAGTTACAAGATGATGCCAGTCACGTCCCCGCTCGCGCCGCCGCGCAAGACTGAACGGCCAGTTGTCCAAGGTCCGCAGACTGCGGTTGTTGTTGGCGAAGGTGAAATCGACTGTGACGAGTTCGGCCGCGTTCTTGTTCGGTTCCATTGGGATTTGGCCGGTGCGGTTTCCATGCGGGTGCGTGTATCGCAGAACTGGGCGCATGGCGGCTGGGGAGGCATGGTTATTCCGCGGATTGGCATGGAAGTGATTGTCGACTTCCTGGACGGTGATCCGGACAAACCGATCATAGTCGGCTGTGTTTATAACTCAAAGAACATGCCGGCCGAAGGCTTACCTGCGGCCAAGACCAAGAGCGGATTCAAGACAAAGACCCACGAGGGCGAAGGATTTAATGAACTCACCCTCGAAGATCAGGCCGGTCAGGAAAAAATCTTTATTCATGCCCAGAAAGATCTGGAACGCATCATTCTGGATAACGAGTCCACATATGTCGATCAGGGCGACCGCACGATCACGGTTCAAACTGGGGATCAGACGACGAATATCGTCACCGGCAACATGACAGACACGATTGTCGCGGGGAACCTGAGCCAGCACGTCGCCAAAAAGCATCTTATCACCGCATCGGATATCGAAAGCCATTCCAGTGCAGGCGAAGGCGGTGCGGGGACGACAACGCTGACGGCAACCGACATGATCACGCTTGCGACGGGTGACAGTTATATCGTCATGACGCCCGACGCCATTGTGATCAATTCCAACGGATCGCAGATCCTTTTGAACGCCGACTTCATCGACCAGGTCGCGGCGATGATCCACCTTAACAAAGACAGCGCAGGATAA
- a CDS encoding substrate-binding domain-containing protein encodes MASSRANLKKRASIALVAFGAGILPMSVLADEVILKSADGTVNLVGEVIEFTNDNYIIRTGLGDLHVAASRVRCEGDACPKPETTSADVQVAGSDTVGLDMMPLLISGYASYLDAEASVFATGKEGEIHAKLVSDSGFGDKIGTYLVTSTSSDDAFKTLLNGSAQIGMATRRVLPAEARELRNAGAGNMTSPEQEHIIAVDSLVVIAHPDNPVNSLSIEQLAGIYAGEITNWSDVGGNDAPITIISRQEGSGIRSVFEDRVFGASGAKTAASAIEENDNSLTAASVNADVNAIGYVGYAFQRGAKALSLVNECGINMTPDEFSAKTEEYALQHRLYLYNRGDDLDAAADEFINYVMSDEADSVIAKSGFIDLSITRREQAMNGDRARMLLDPSVDAYEGSVMREMLSQMADHDRLSTTFRFRTGSSRLDERGAIDMARLADYLEAQPEGSKIMFVGFTDGVGEFDNNHALSIGRAEQVMNMMQQFAGDRLAGIEFTASGYGEVAPSACNTAEDGRAINRRVEVWIAAADQT; translated from the coding sequence ATGGCTTCCAGTCGCGCTAATCTCAAGAAACGTGCTTCGATCGCACTGGTTGCCTTCGGCGCTGGCATTTTGCCAATGTCCGTTCTTGCTGATGAAGTCATATTGAAGTCAGCCGACGGGACGGTGAACCTCGTAGGTGAGGTCATCGAATTCACAAACGACAACTACATAATCCGCACCGGTTTGGGAGATCTGCATGTCGCCGCGTCCCGCGTACGTTGCGAAGGGGACGCCTGCCCAAAACCTGAAACGACATCGGCAGACGTTCAGGTTGCAGGGTCCGATACGGTTGGTCTGGATATGATGCCGCTGCTGATTTCTGGGTACGCGTCATACCTTGACGCCGAAGCATCTGTTTTCGCAACAGGAAAAGAAGGCGAAATCCATGCCAAACTCGTGAGTGATAGCGGATTTGGCGATAAGATCGGTACGTATCTTGTGACTTCCACATCCTCCGACGATGCGTTTAAGACGTTGCTGAATGGATCGGCCCAGATTGGTATGGCCACACGCCGGGTCCTGCCTGCCGAAGCGCGCGAACTGCGTAATGCTGGGGCGGGCAACATGACCAGCCCTGAACAGGAACACATAATCGCAGTCGATAGCCTTGTCGTCATCGCGCACCCCGACAATCCGGTGAACAGTCTGAGCATCGAACAGCTGGCGGGAATTTATGCGGGCGAAATCACGAACTGGTCCGATGTGGGTGGAAACGATGCGCCTATAACGATCATCAGCCGCCAAGAAGGCTCGGGTATACGTTCCGTTTTCGAGGACCGTGTCTTTGGTGCTTCCGGCGCAAAGACTGCGGCATCTGCCATTGAAGAAAACGACAACAGTCTGACTGCCGCGTCAGTAAACGCTGATGTCAACGCAATAGGTTATGTCGGTTACGCGTTCCAGCGTGGAGCAAAGGCGCTTTCCCTCGTGAACGAATGCGGAATTAACATGACACCTGACGAATTCTCGGCAAAAACCGAAGAATACGCGCTTCAGCATCGCCTTTACCTCTATAACCGTGGTGACGATCTGGACGCGGCGGCTGACGAATTCATCAACTACGTGATGTCTGACGAAGCAGACAGCGTGATTGCTAAATCAGGCTTCATCGACCTTAGTATCACGCGGCGCGAACAGGCAATGAACGGTGATCGTGCCCGTATGCTGCTAGATCCGTCTGTTGATGCCTATGAAGGCAGCGTCATGCGCGAAATGCTAAGCCAAATGGCCGATCACGATCGTCTGTCCACGACATTCCGTTTCCGCACTGGCTCGTCGAGGTTGGATGAACGTGGTGCGATCGATATGGCGCGGCTCGCGGACTACCTCGAAGCGCAGCCCGAGGGCTCAAAGATCATGTTCGTGGGTTTCACGGATGGTGTTGGTGAATTTGACAACAACCACGCCCTTTCGATCGGACGTGCTGAACAGGTCATGAACATGATGCAGCAGTTTGCAGGTGACCGCCTTGCCGGGATCGAATTCACCGCATCTGGTTACGGTGAAGTTGCGCCATCCGCGTGTAACACTGCCGAAGATGGCCGCGCTATCAACCGCCGTGTTGAAGTCTGGATTGCAGCCGCAGACCAAACCTGA
- a CDS encoding dynamin family protein — MTDKIETPRKPRIALMGEFSAGKSTLSNLLLGARPLPEKVTATRLSPVWMAQGTDTPYRIDMDGGIELVSVERLEGIPVEETRVIRLFFESDILEVCDLIDFPGISDPNMSSDVIERMLEEIDAVLWCTHATQAWRQSESAMWERFPEAVKARSTLLITRFDKLTNDKDKARVLRRVMKETEGQFGGTFPISLTQALAAGEDYDKWEKSGAAAFTEHLITSVQELTQTVAMMDETLYVARPPVELADVPEINSDADAEPFMLENPVIDGDPNATVVLPRRVQAADRVERERPVRDPDAMDHPSQRLGRSSAMTADRCDVAADDYDLTLNEETPTQIAS; from the coding sequence ATGACCGACAAGATCGAAACACCGCGCAAGCCGCGCATCGCACTCATGGGGGAGTTCAGTGCGGGCAAAAGCACGCTTTCAAATCTGTTGCTGGGCGCACGTCCGCTTCCTGAAAAAGTCACCGCGACACGGCTTTCGCCGGTCTGGATGGCGCAAGGCACCGATACGCCTTACCGGATCGACATGGACGGTGGAATCGAACTTGTCTCGGTCGAACGGCTCGAAGGCATTCCGGTCGAAGAAACACGTGTCATCCGCCTGTTCTTTGAAAGCGACATTCTTGAAGTCTGCGATCTAATCGACTTTCCTGGTATTTCCGACCCGAACATGTCCAGTGACGTGATCGAGCGAATGCTTGAGGAAATCGACGCTGTTTTGTGGTGCACGCACGCGACACAGGCTTGGCGGCAGTCCGAATCCGCAATGTGGGAACGCTTTCCCGAAGCGGTAAAGGCACGCAGCACATTGCTGATCACGCGCTTTGACAAACTGACGAATGACAAGGACAAAGCCCGCGTGCTGCGCCGGGTCATGAAAGAGACGGAAGGCCAATTCGGTGGCACATTCCCGATCTCGTTGACACAGGCGCTCGCCGCTGGTGAAGATTATGATAAGTGGGAAAAAAGTGGCGCTGCCGCCTTTACCGAACATCTGATCACCTCTGTGCAAGAACTGACACAGACTGTCGCGATGATGGACGAAACGCTTTACGTCGCACGCCCGCCAGTTGAACTGGCTGATGTGCCGGAAATCAATTCCGATGCAGATGCTGAACCGTTTATGCTGGAAAACCCCGTGATAGACGGTGATCCGAACGCAACCGTTGTTCTGCCGCGGCGCGTGCAAGCAGCAGATCGCGTCGAACGTGAACGCCCAGTACGTGACCCTGATGCAATGGATCACCCGTCACAGCGGCTCGGTCGCAGCAGCGCGATGACCGCAGACCGTTGCGACGTAGCGGCAGATGACTATGACCTGACACTGAACGAGGAGACACCGACGCAGATCGCATCTTAA
- a CDS encoding dynamin family protein encodes MKMEDLQEENGLAVAPDQPAFMRIGLDKLDSFHDEVLELEDTLHDIEKIGGPEAAKKAGKLVRSLRSFEPSITMIGQIKSGKTSLVNAMAGRPDLLPADVNPWTSVVTSLHLNTPLPDGAPAASFQFFNQGEWDHLVENGGRIGELSSRAGADEELQKVRDQIAEMREKTKARLGRKFELLLGQKHNYAHIDDELVQRYVCMGDDFDDPDSEDQQGRFADITKSADLYLSAPSLPMPLCIRDTPGVNDTFMMREQITIKALRDSRICVVVLSAHQALSSMDMGLIRLISNVKSREVVIFVNRIDELAAPADQIPEIRDSIIQTLADNNGPANPEILFGSAYWANIALANEIHNIVDDSADAMFNYAEAVFDEDASQLDVREMVWQLSGMPHLFDALSARVAEGQGAEMLAATRKRAKNHVSGLRASSSIVSMRLDGSSLEIMESESLDKHLRQIEAKCMQALDAELNTVFEKFSARVDQSHKRFLDRALESLLQHLEQNGENEVWQYSPDGLRMLLRTSYQVMKKNFTVSCEKVFTASAHDLTQTYSQVFSVNVENFRIAPPSCPEVPAPVSLGQTIALDLQTSWWKGWWQRRKGYRAFASGFYELIEAETAPIVDELKVRQAAEIKNMALEELADFLAEQRGILMDVCEKAQISLDDLNGLFGITAQEEREELFDIIFEELSLDGDDEVAREEEADAAQTEGHAA; translated from the coding sequence ATGAAAATGGAAGACCTGCAAGAAGAGAACGGCCTGGCAGTTGCGCCGGACCAGCCTGCATTCATGCGGATCGGCCTCGACAAGCTCGATTCCTTTCATGACGAAGTGCTCGAACTCGAAGATACGTTGCACGACATCGAAAAGATCGGTGGGCCAGAAGCCGCGAAGAAAGCTGGCAAGCTCGTCCGCTCTTTGCGCAGCTTTGAACCATCGATCACGATGATTGGCCAGATCAAGTCTGGCAAGACGTCGCTTGTGAACGCAATGGCCGGTCGCCCCGACCTGCTGCCAGCGGACGTGAACCCTTGGACATCGGTTGTAACCTCGCTTCACCTGAACACGCCCTTGCCCGACGGTGCGCCGGCCGCATCCTTCCAGTTCTTCAATCAGGGCGAATGGGACCATCTAGTTGAAAACGGCGGCCGCATTGGCGAACTTTCAAGCCGCGCCGGCGCTGATGAAGAATTGCAGAAAGTCCGCGACCAGATCGCGGAGATGCGCGAAAAGACGAAGGCCCGGCTTGGCCGCAAGTTCGAGTTGCTGCTGGGCCAAAAGCACAACTATGCCCATATCGATGACGAGCTGGTGCAACGCTACGTTTGCATGGGCGACGATTTCGATGATCCCGATAGCGAGGATCAGCAGGGCCGTTTCGCGGACATTACAAAGTCCGCAGATCTCTACTTGTCGGCCCCAAGTCTGCCGATGCCGCTGTGCATCCGCGACACGCCGGGCGTGAACGACACATTCATGATGCGCGAACAGATTACGATCAAAGCACTGCGCGACAGCCGTATCTGTGTCGTCGTCTTATCGGCGCATCAGGCCTTGTCATCCATGGATATGGGCCTGATCCGCCTCATCTCGAACGTGAAATCGCGCGAAGTCGTGATCTTTGTGAACCGGATCGACGAATTGGCGGCCCCGGCTGATCAGATTCCGGAAATCCGCGACAGCATCATTCAGACACTTGCTGACAACAATGGGCCAGCAAATCCCGAAATCCTGTTCGGTTCAGCCTATTGGGCGAATATCGCGCTGGCCAATGAAATCCACAACATTGTGGATGACAGTGCGGATGCGATGTTCAACTACGCAGAGGCAGTCTTTGACGAAGACGCCAGTCAGTTAGATGTGCGCGAAATGGTCTGGCAGCTGTCTGGTATGCCGCACCTCTTTGATGCGCTGTCGGCGCGCGTTGCCGAAGGGCAAGGTGCCGAAATGCTGGCCGCGACGCGCAAGCGTGCCAAGAACCACGTGTCGGGTTTGCGTGCGTCTTCCTCGATCGTGTCAATGCGACTCGACGGCAGCAGCCTTGAAATCATGGAATCGGAGTCGCTCGACAAGCATCTCCGCCAGATCGAAGCGAAGTGCATGCAGGCGCTTGATGCCGAATTGAATACCGTGTTCGAGAAGTTTTCCGCACGAGTAGACCAGTCGCACAAACGATTCCTGGATAGGGCGCTTGAATCGCTTTTGCAGCATCTTGAACAGAATGGTGAAAACGAAGTCTGGCAATATAGCCCCGACGGGCTGCGGATGTTGCTACGCACAAGCTATCAGGTGATGAAGAAGAACTTCACCGTCTCTTGCGAAAAGGTGTTCACCGCATCGGCGCACGATCTGACGCAAACCTACAGTCAGGTGTTTTCGGTCAATGTTGAAAACTTCCGGATCGCGCCGCCATCTTGCCCCGAAGTTCCTGCACCGGTTTCGCTTGGCCAGACCATCGCGCTCGACCTTCAGACATCCTGGTGGAAGGGCTGGTGGCAGCGTCGCAAGGGCTATCGCGCATTCGCTAGCGGCTTCTATGAATTGATCGAAGCAGAAACCGCACCGATTGTTGATGAGCTCAAGGTCCGTCAGGCTGCCGAAATCAAGAACATGGCACTCGAAGAACTGGCCGACTTTCTTGCCGAACAACGTGGGATTCTGATGGATGTCTGTGAAAAGGCGCAGATCAGCCTTGATGACCTCAATGGTCTATTCGGCATCACGGCCCAGGAAGAACGCGAAGAACTGTTCGATATCATTTTCGAAGAACTCAGCCTTGACGGAGACGACGAAGTCGCACGCGAAGAAGAGGCTGATGCTGCCCAAACCGAAGGACACGCTGCATGA
- a CDS encoding PP2C family protein-serine/threonine phosphatase, with product MWRSPEPRFDVASALCQGGRDYQEDAIVTDFPFGADTGLVVLADGMGGHAAGDVASKIVVTEVYSDLKFLSAEFSQKEAHIPEMLTKAAAGANQSVREHVMDNPATRGMGATLIATVFVENRFYWMSIGDSPLYHFRGGNMQQLNEDHSMAPQIDFMVQSGILDAEAGRNHPDRNCLTSVILGDRVAKSDCPIRPFEMQVGDIVVVSSDGLQYLDEPQIQKILNRYRRRKSSEIAGHLLEAIEKLADPDQDNISFSVIKLNHNKPMERAIAPKPLDVVDTNVRNITRLVPINDVIATNLTSGMQGDEGSKPAGRNAPTRKARPGGSDEGGHAVSDDDKDIGKDDQPMKLAAGGK from the coding sequence ATGTGGCGATCGCCTGAACCGCGCTTTGATGTTGCCTCGGCACTTTGCCAGGGCGGGCGCGATTACCAAGAAGACGCGATTGTCACCGACTTTCCATTCGGTGCGGATACGGGGCTTGTTGTCCTTGCCGATGGCATGGGTGGACACGCCGCCGGCGACGTGGCGTCGAAAATTGTCGTGACAGAAGTCTACAGTGATCTGAAGTTCCTCTCTGCGGAGTTTTCCCAGAAAGAAGCGCATATTCCCGAGATGCTGACAAAAGCCGCAGCCGGCGCAAACCAGAGCGTGCGAGAGCATGTTATGGACAACCCGGCGACACGTGGCATGGGCGCGACACTGATTGCGACTGTCTTTGTGGAAAACCGTTTCTATTGGATGTCGATTGGTGACAGCCCCTTGTACCATTTTCGTGGTGGGAACATGCAGCAGCTGAACGAAGACCATTCGATGGCTCCACAGATCGACTTCATGGTGCAGTCGGGAATTCTGGACGCCGAAGCGGGTCGCAATCATCCTGACAGGAACTGTTTGACATCCGTGATCCTCGGGGATCGTGTGGCCAAGTCGGATTGCCCGATCAGACCATTTGAAATGCAGGTCGGCGATATCGTTGTCGTATCGTCCGATGGTTTGCAGTATCTTGATGAACCGCAAATCCAAAAGATTCTCAACCGATATCGTCGCCGCAAAAGTTCTGAAATTGCCGGCCACCTTTTGGAGGCGATCGAGAAACTCGCTGATCCGGATCAGGACAACATTTCGTTCTCGGTCATCAAACTAAACCACAACAAACCCATGGAGCGTGCAATCGCACCAAAGCCATTGGATGTGGTAGATACCAATGTGCGGAATATCACGCGGCTTGTCCCGATCAACGATGTCATCGCAACGAATCTGACGTCAGGCATGCAAGGAGATGAAGGATCCAAGCCTGCCGGACGGAATGCTCCAACGCGTAAGGCAAGGCCTGGCGGCTCGGATGAAGGCGGTCACGCTGTTTCTGACGACGACAAAGATATTGGCAAGGATGATCAGCCGATGAAGCTGGCGGCGGGAGGAAAGTAA
- a CDS encoding FHA domain-containing protein, translated as MKFIRNLISGRKRSAPAPEASQKVDDFETALATKDLTANVAKAAADAGRKIVDVEDAPVKHPPVRGEITQLNLDKKLADDSAAAKQAEEDAAKLSQLLGDRAPASKDAPKATSGAAVNIWDMDDDDSHAAPAAPAASSRKRRTKTRLIGFDTSQGDVVDLFDGSNATAPRQRSQFPVGWAIVVSGPGRGECFSLEAGMNQIGRAEDQSIQLDFGDNAISRTNHAAIVYDTETHTFMAGHGGKSNIVRLNNEPLISNVPLKDGDEIRLGETTLMFKALCTAEFNWVDTPGDEESEDVAIA; from the coding sequence ATGAAGTTCATTCGTAATCTCATCAGCGGACGAAAGCGGTCCGCTCCTGCGCCCGAAGCATCGCAAAAGGTTGACGACTTTGAGACTGCTCTCGCGACCAAAGATCTGACGGCAAATGTGGCCAAGGCTGCCGCTGATGCGGGCCGCAAGATAGTCGACGTTGAGGATGCGCCAGTCAAGCATCCGCCCGTGCGCGGCGAAATCACACAGCTTAACCTCGACAAGAAACTTGCCGATGACTCTGCCGCAGCAAAGCAGGCCGAAGAAGACGCGGCAAAGCTCTCGCAACTATTGGGGGACAGGGCACCTGCGAGCAAGGATGCACCGAAAGCTACTTCGGGGGCTGCGGTCAATATCTGGGATATGGACGATGATGATTCACATGCGGCACCTGCCGCCCCGGCTGCATCATCGCGCAAGCGGCGTACAAAGACGCGTCTGATCGGTTTTGATACGTCGCAGGGCGATGTTGTTGATCTGTTTGACGGTTCGAATGCGACGGCACCACGCCAACGCTCGCAGTTCCCGGTTGGCTGGGCGATCGTGGTATCCGGCCCCGGTCGCGGTGAATGCTTCTCGCTCGAAGCAGGCATGAACCAGATCGGTCGTGCAGAAGATCAGTCCATTCAGCTTGATTTTGGCGACAACGCCATTTCGCGGACGAACCATGCGGCTATCGTCTATGATACCGAAACCCATACGTTCATGGCGGGCCACGGCGGCAAGTCCAACATCGTACGGCTCAACAACGAACCGCTCATCAGCAACGTGCCTCTCAAGGATGGTGATGAAATCCGTCTGGGCGAAACAACCCTGATGTTCAAGGCGCTTTGCACCGCCGAATTCAACTGGGTTGATACACCTGGTGACGAGGAGTCAGAAGATGTGGCGATCGCCTGA